Proteins from a single region of Gossypium arboreum isolate Shixiya-1 chromosome 1, ASM2569848v2, whole genome shotgun sequence:
- the LOC108481504 gene encoding subtilisin-like protease SBT2.5, whose translation MSCNSLSFPYRHSQGIFIHCVSKQMYNFCINTTLMALFSTFLICFTVINLVFAEAKVYMVLMEDKPTFSLTTKQKYMSDKDYTVYKEQISSSHTIFLESHLQKGSYTKLYSYTHLLNGFAIHVTSKEVLSILRNTTGVRSVHEDVKIEKLTTHTPDFLGIPAHVWPRLGGVEGAGEGIVIGFIDTGINPNHPSFMINSSSGFLNSTKFKGKCDTGELFPSTACNGKIVGAQYFAHGAIANGEFNATRDVSSPYDADGHGSHTASIAAGNHDIRVIVDGFDYGAASGMAPGARIAVYKALYTFGGYMSDVVAAVDQAVEDGVDILSLSAGPSSVPSGDSAFLDVLELQLLFATKAGVLVVQAAGNGGPSSSSVISFSPWITSVAASITDRKYNTTIVLGNGQSFTGTGLSPPTDAEIDYNIAAAADVCVRNATIITVDSCQNPESFIRPLVYRRLIICTYTFEYEYEAASIATVADTMMEIGAAGFIITLDPNIGPEVVKGTMLTLQIPAIVLNDMQASSALWEYYNANTIRDKRGQAVVFAAKARILDGRQAIYTGQAPVVASYSSRGPDVKNALMQTVDVLKPNVMAPGTSIWAAWSPDSEGDKYVKGQSFALISGTSMATPHIAGIAALIKQRHPKWGPDAITSAMMTTADRTGHSGAPILAESSNELIHATPFDFGAGSINVSQAMKPGLIFNVTFKHYVQFLCAVPGIDVKSVKKAVGVACPTKNKFKCSDLNLASVTISNLVGKRKVIRYVKNVSHKEKYIVHIKEPLGVNITVIPESFRIKRRGSRRLRLIFEAIEATNAYTFGEMVLKGKKHIVRVPLAVYVGSTSSS comes from the exons ATGTCTTGTAATAGTCTATCTTTTCCTTATAGACATAGTCAAGGGATATTTATTCATTGTGTCTCAAAACAAATGTACAATTTCTGCATAAACACTACATTAATGGCATTGTTCTCTACATTTCTTATATGCTTTACTGTTATTAACCTTGTATTTGCAGAAGCTAAGGTCTACATGGTTTTAATGGAGGATAAGCCTACTTTCTCTCTCACAACCAAACaaaaatacat GAGTGACAAAGATTATACTGTTTACAAAGAGCAAATCAGTAGCAGCCACACTATTTTCTTGGAATCTCATTTACAAAAAGGATCATATACAAAACTTTATAGCTATACACATTTGCTCAATGGCTTTGCAATCCATGTTACTTCAAAAGAG GTTCTTAGTATCCTTCGAAACACGACCGGGGTACGGTCGGTCCATGAGGACGTCAAAATCGAGAAACTTACTACGCATACACCCGATTTTCTCGGAATACCAGCACATGTATGGCCAAGATTAGGTGGTGTAGAAGGAGCTGGTGAAGGGATTGTGATAGGTTTCATTGATACTGGGATAAATCCTAACCATCCTAGTTTTATGATAAATTCTTCATCAGGGTTTTTAAATAGTACAAAGTTTAAAGGGAAATGCGACACTGGTGAGCTATTCCCTTCAACAGCATGTAATGGAAAGATAGTAGGTGCTCAATATTTCGCGCATGGAGCAATAGCTAACGGTGAGTTTAACGCTACTCGTGATGTGTCGTCTCCTTACGATGCAGATGGACATGGAAG CCATACAGCATCTATAGCTGCAGGGAACCATGATATTCGAGTGATCGTCGATGGTTTCGATTATGGTGCTGCGAGTGGAATGGCTCCAGGAGCTAGGATTGCTGTGTATAAAGCTCTTTATACTTTCGGAGGGTATATGTCGGATGTTGTGGCCGCAGTTGATCAG gCAGTTGAAGATGGTGTTGATATACTTAGCCTCTCGGCCGGTCCATCGAGTGTTCCTTCCGGGGATTCTGCTTTCCTAGATGTGCTCGAATTGCAGCTCTTGTTTGCTACCAAAGCTGGTGTTTTAGTTGTTCAAGCTGCTGGAAATGGTGGACCTTCTTCTAGTTCAGTCATTTCATTTAGTCCTTGGATCACTAGTGTTGCTGCATCTATTACCGATCGTAAATATAACACTACCATCGTGCTCGGAAATGGACAAAGCTTCACCGGAACTGGCCTTTCAC CTCCCACAGATGCTGAAATAGATTACAATATAGCTGCAGCAGCTGATGTATGTGTGAGGAATGCTACAATCATCACAGTTGATAGTTGTCAAAATCCTGAATCTTTCATCCGACCCTTGGTCTATAGAAGGCTTATTATTTGCACGTACACATTCGAATATGAGTACGAAGCTGCGAGCATTGCAACCGTTGCGGACACTATGATGGAAATAGGGGCAGCTGGTTTTATAATCACATTGGATCCTAATATTGGTCCTGAGGTAGTGAAAGGAACTATGCTGACCCTGCAGATCCCTGCCATTGTCCTTAACGACATGCAAGCTTCATCG GCTTTATGGGAGTATTACAATGCCAATACTATTAGGGACAAAAGAGGACAAGCAGTGGTATTTGCTGCAAAAGCAAGGATATTAGATGGAAGGCAAGCAATTTATACGGGGCAGGCTCCGGTTGTGGCATCCTACTCTTCTCGAGGTCCTGATGTGAAAAACGCACTTATGCAAACTGTTGATGTACTTAAACCAAATGTCATGGCCCCTGGAACCTCTATTTGGGCTGCATGGAGTCCTGATAGTGAAGGAGATAAATACGTCAAAG GGCAAAGTTTTGCACTTATATCCGGTACAAGCATGGCTACCCCACACATTGCTGGCATTGCTGCTTTGATCAAGCAAAGACATCCTAAATGGGGTCCTGATGCTATCACATCCGCAATGATGACAACTGCCGATAGAACTGGTCATTCAGGTGCCCCTATTCTAGCTGAATCATCAAACGAACTTATTCATGCTACTCCATTCGATTTTGGGGCAGGTTCCATCAATGTCTCTCAAGCCATGAAACCAGGACTCATATTCAATGTCACTTTCAAACACTATGTTCAATTCCTTTGTGCTGTTCCAGGTATCGATGTCAAGTCCGTGAAAAAAGCTGTAGGAGTTGCTTGTCCTACCAAAAATAAGTTCAAGTGCTCGGATTTGAATCTAGCAAGTGTAACGATCTCAAATTTAGTTGGAAAAAGAAAGGTGATTCGATATGTAAAAAATGTGAGTCATAAGGAAAAATATATCGTACATATAAAGGAGCCATTAGGCGTAAATATTACCGTAATTCCGGAGTCATTTAGGATCAAAAGAAGAGGTTCAAGGCGCCTAAGGCTCATATTTGAAGCAATTGAGGCAACAAATGCTTACACATTTGGGGAAATGGTGTTAAAGGGTAAGAAACACATTGTGAGAGTTCCTTTAGCTGTTTATGTAGGTTCTACTTCAAGTTCTTGA
- the LOC108481503 gene encoding ankyrin repeat-containing protein BDA1-like gives MDDQLRTVAQNGDIDALYRRVAEDPYILDRIDRLPIADTPLHQAARSGKPHFAMEVANLKPSLSSKLNHMGLSPLHLALLNNCSHMVRGLITINSKLIRVKGKGMITPLHYLAEIDDADVLAEFLFACPSSIEDTTVKFETAVHIAVKNRSIRALKVLLGWLNRVNKEDILNWKDEDGNTALHIAVSTNQPQVVKLLVKHVNVNVKNSNGMTAMDTFHLQATMQNLEIGKILSRARAKTASNLTSNMTLRDYLSRKLTLIDIRDKYLGIYSRNNRSDIRAMVLVVAILIVTATYQAGLNPPGGYWQDNYKPATTNNGSSSANNTNTSLGQDQRPHYAGQIIMKPFNLFYFFTLNSLAFYLSVWTILVVITGLPYSMILYICTCFLLLSYYASLVSIFPSHPNSSIFTAASTSYKNLLYVSAAATYVFPVIALVKHEWVKNRVVLMRGNRVGTIPEI, from the exons ATGGATGATCAGTTGCGGACCGTGGCACAGAATGGAGACATTGATGCATTGTATAGAAGGGTTGCCGAGGATCCATATATCCTGGATCGTATTGATCGGCTACCGATTGCCGATACACCCTTGCACCAGGCTGCCAGGTCAGGTAAACCCCATTTTGCAATGGAAGTTGCAAATTTGAAGCCATCACTTTCTTCGAAGCTAAACCATATGGGACTTAGTCCTCTCCATCTTGCTCTGCTGAATAACTGCAGTCATATGGTTAGAGGACTAATCACGATCAATAGTAAGCTGATCCGTGTCAAAGGAAAGGGGATGATTACACCGTTACACTATTTAGCTGAGATCGATGATGCTGATGTTTTAGCTGAATTTTTATTTGCTTGTCCATCATCTATTGAAGACACCACAGTTAAGTTTGAGACCGCAGTGCACATAGCCGTGAAAAACCGTTCAATTAGAGCTCTCAAAGTCCTTCTGGGATGGCTAAATCGAGTTAACAAAGAAGATATTCTGAATTGGAAAGATGAAGACGGTAACACAGCCTTGCATATTGCTGTATCTACTAATCAGCCTCAG GTTGTGAAGTTGTTGGTTAAGCATGTCAATGTGAATGTCAAGAACTCCAATGGTATGACAGCTATGGACACATTTCACCTTCAAGCAACAATGCAGAACTTAGAGATCGGTAAGATTCTAAGTCGTGCTAGAGCAAAAACGGCATCCAATCTTACCTCAAACATGACTCTCAGAGATTACCTGAGCAGGAAGTTAACTCTGATCGATATACGAGACAAATATTTGGGAATTTATTCTCGTAATAATCGTAGTGATATTCGTGCTATGGTTCTTGTGGTGGCTATCCTGATTGTGACAGCCACCTATCAGGCCGGCCTCAACCCTCCAGGGGGATACTGGCAAGATAACTATAAACCAGCAACAACAAATAATGGTAGTAGCAGTGCCAACAACACCAATACCAGCTTGGGCCAAGATCAAAGGCCACATTATGCAGGACAGATAATCATGAAACCTTTTAATCTATTCTATTTCTTCACGCTCAATAGTTTGGCTTTCTATTTATCAGTTTGGACGATTCTGGTTGTTATAACAGGCCTTCCATATTCCATGATCCTTTACATATGTACATGTTTTCTCCTTCTTTCATATTATGCTTCGCTAGTTAGTATCTTTCCATCACACCCAAACTCTTCGATTTTCACAGCTGCCAGTACTTCATACAAAAACTTACTTTATGTGTCCGCAGCAGCGACATATGTATTTCCTGTGATAGCGCTTGTTAAACATGAATGGGTTAAAAACCGGGTGGTCTTAATGAGAGGAAACAGGGTAGGCACCATTCCAGAAATATGA
- the LOC108482791 gene encoding expansin-like B1, with the protein MGFSLKFHCCLMSVMVLLPTLCYAQDYVKSRATYYGSPDCLGTPRGACGYGEFGRTVNDANVAGASYRLYKNGTGCGTCYQVRCTNPQLCTDNGVNIVVTDYGEGDNTDFILSPRAYSRMAQSDKAAELFAYGVVEVEHKRIPCRYSGYKMQFKVHERSKYPNYLAIVILYQAGQTEILAADIWQADCKEWIGMRRAYGAVFDTTYPPSGAVTLRFQVQGSAGVYWVQASNVIPSDWKAGVAYESDIELE; encoded by the exons ATGGGGTTCTCATTGAAGTTTCATTGTTGCCTTATGTCTGTCATGGTGTTATTGCCTACACTGTGTTACGCTCAGGACTATGTGAAGTCCAGAGCAACTTACTATGGCAGCCCTGATTGTTTAGGGACTCCAA GGGGAGCTTGTGGATATGGAGAATTTGGAAGGACTGTGAATGATGCGAATGTGGCTGGGGCTTCTTACAGGCTCTACAAAAATGGAACTGGCTGTGGTACTTGCTATCAG GTTAGGTGCACAAACCCTCAACTTTGTACTGATAATGGAGTGAACATAGTGGTGACCGACTACGGCGAAGGTGACAACACTGATTTCATCCTCAGCCCCCGCGCTTACTCTAGGATGGCACAATCGGACAAAGCGGCCGAGCTGTTCGCTTACGGAGTAGTCGAAGTAGAACACAAGCGAATCCCCTGCCGCTACAGTGGTTACAAGATGCAATTCAAGGTTCATGAACGTAGCAAGTACCCAAATTACTTGGCCATTGTAATATTATACCAAGCTGGCCAAACTGAAATTCTAGCTGCAGATATTTGGCAG GCGGATTGTAAGGAATGGATAGGGATGAGGAGGGCATACGGGGCGGTTTTCGACACAACGTATCCACCATCGGGAGCGGTCACTTTGAGATTTCAAGTTCAAGGTAGCGCGGGTGTGTATTGGGTGCAGGCATCAAATGTTATTCCTAGTGATTGGAAGGCTGGAGTTGCTTATGAATCAGATATTGAGCTTGAATGA